Proteins encoded by one window of Musa acuminata AAA Group cultivar baxijiao chromosome BXJ2-9, Cavendish_Baxijiao_AAA, whole genome shotgun sequence:
- the LOC135623656 gene encoding uncharacterized protein LOC135623656, giving the protein MPWNCANISLSNSTGDGPASRRSPSTSPFESSCASEEDPSPPKPAFGPSSAFSFRFLALCLRFSRARSARRQATAGSRTAVSTRRFTTKQGPKQHTATQSAAVPPATSAHRGPGRVVCFRITGCLRLGATGMPAADGATPALGVTGGDEGRSLRCALTRAIRSNHRRLAVIVGDPDVLLLLPWSEEGSRICRTEREGVG; this is encoded by the coding sequence ATGCCGTGGAACTGCGCCAACATCTCCCTCTCCAACTCCACCGGCGATGGCCCAGCCTCCCGGCGAAGCCCATCCACGTCTCCGTTCGAGTCCTCCTGCGCGTCGGAGGAAGACCCGTCCCCTCCGAAACCGGCCTTCGGCCCCAGCAGCGCCTTCTCCTTCCGCTTCCTGGCCCTCTGCCTCCGCTTCTCCCGAGCCCGCAGCGCCCGGCGGCAGGCCACCGCAGGCAGCCGTACCGCAGTCAGCACCAGGAGGTTCACCACCAAGCAGGGACCCAAGCAGCACACGGCGACGCAGTCCGCCGCCGTGCCCCCGGCCACCTCCGCGCACCGCGGCCCCGGACGCGTCGTCTGCTTCAGGATCACCGGGTGCCTCCGGTTGGGGGCCACCGGGATGCCCGCCGCCGACGGGGCGACCCCAGCCCTCGGCGTCACCGGCGGGGACGAGGGCAGAAGCCTGCGATGCGCGTTAACCCGTGCCATCCGATCAAATCACCGGAGGCTGGCTGTCATCGTCGGCGATCCAGATGTCCTCCTCCTGCTTCCTTGGAGCGAAGAAGGTTCCAGAATCTGTAGGACGGAACGGGAGGGGGTCGGGTGA
- the LOC135622091 gene encoding fra a 1-associated protein-like, whose product MGWKREKEEPSRRGFGDLVNPNPDPNSRFAAGEERCSTQMVVRSTCRTEEVQPGRFVRKCEKTEQTLKDCVGRPVELVESKTEHTEDVTDEVTGGLFPSNSPTMEPFNFPGLHSDIEGIEGRLFGGFGNFLEAADGMANEFFKSFGDPCWHSQFLTLRLIQVRVPNHKYKVAAHFVLDPY is encoded by the exons atggGTTGGAAGCGGGAGAAAGAGGAGCCCTCGAGGCGGGGCTTCGGCGATCTTGTGAACCCTAACCCTGATCCTAACTCTCGATTCGCGGCGGGCGAGGAGCGGTGCTCGACGCAGATGGTGGTGCGATCGACCTGCCGAACCGAAGAGGTCCAGCCCGGTAGGTTCGTCCGCAAGTGCGAGAAGACCGAACAAACCCTCAAGGATTGCGTTGGAAG ACCTGTCGAATTAGTTGAATCAAAAACCGAGCACACCGAAGATGTTACTGATGAAGTGACCGGAGGATTGTTTCCTTCTAACTCGCCAACAATGGAGCCCTTTAATTTTCCTGGGCTTCACAGTGACATTGAAGGTATTGAAGGGAGATTGTTTGGTGGTTTTGGTAATTTCTTGGAGGCAGCTGACGGGATGGCAAATGAGTTCTTCAAATCTTTTGGAGACCCTTGTTGGCATAGC CAATTTCTGACACTTCGGTTGATTCAAGTGCGGGTTCCAAATCACAAATATAAGGTTGCAGCACACTTCGTTCTTGATCCATATTGA
- the LOC135586104 gene encoding iron-sulfur cluster co-chaperone protein HscB homolog isoform X1 has protein sequence MRRSKNCSLFSLLRTSLKELVYENTAKRGLWLSASSLVHEDLHLHPRILSNFCINTRSFSIPVKRFDRASNCRGLGHHDFPEVRVSNRFLCSSEAGSGELPRCWNCGGAAVSPGPFLACGLCGSVQPVDQSIDFFQIFGLERKYEIKDGNLEGKYKDWQKKLHPDLVHSKSEKEKMFAAEQSARVIDAYRTLSKPLLRAIYLLKLEGVHVDEEKTITDPDLLAEMMDIREAVEEANDSHSLNQIQTQVEEKFEKCSRSFEQAFKIHDFDNAIAAIERMRYHDRALEEITKKL, from the exons ATGAGAAGAAGCAAGAATTGTTCTCTGTTTTCACTGTTGAGAACAAGTCTCAAAGAGCTGGTTTATGAGAACACAGCCAAACGAGGCCTGTGGCTCTCCGCCTCAAGTCTTGTACATGAAGATCTCCATCTCCACCCTCGAATCCTTTCAAATTTCTGCATAAATACTCGATCTTTCAGCATTCCTGTAAAGCGATTTGATCGTGCTAGCAATTGCCGAGGCCTTGGTCATCATGACTTTCCAGAAGTTAGAGTATCGAATCGATTTCTCTGCTCATCAGAGGCCGGTAGTGGAGAATTACCCAGGTGCTGGAACTGTGGTGGAGCTGCAGTATCGCCTGGACCATTCTTGGCTTGTGGATTGTGTGGAAGCGTGCAGCCTGTGGACCAATCAATTGACTTCTTCCAGATATTTGGGCT GGaaagaaaatatgaaataaaGGATGGTAATCTAGAAGGGAAGTATAAAGATTGGCAAAAGAAATTGCATCCTGACCTAGTGCATTCAAAATCTGAG AAGGAAAAGATGTTTGCGGCTGAACAGTCTGCTCGAGTAATTGATGCATATCGGACTCTAAGCAAACCCCTACTGAGGGCAATATACCTG TTGAAACTGGAGGGTGTACATGTTGATGAAGAGAAGACAATCACAGATCCAGATCTGCTTGCTGAG ATGATGGACATCCGAGAAGCTGTCGAAGAGGCAAATGATTCTCATTCACTGAATCAGATACAGACTCAG GTAGAAGAAAAATTTGAGAAATGCTCAAGATCATTTGAGCAAgcattcaaaattcatgactttgaCAATGCTATAGCTGCAATCGAACGAATGAGATATCATGACCGTGCCCTTGAAGAGATCACAAAGAAACTTTGA
- the LOC103999050 gene encoding calcium-dependent protein kinase 17: MGNTCVGPTLGRHSFFQSVSAAVLWRPRSSSAAAAAAASDESPSAAPAPDRPPEPVTISSDDLKSSGSPPPADEYPPQSPPRHLKRLPSAGAVLPRKTGNLKDLYTLGRKLGQGQFGTTHLCVEKATGKRFACKSIAKRKLATYEDVEDVRREIQIMHHLSGHPNVISIIGTFEDSVAVHLVMDLCAGGELFDRIIQRGHFSEKAAAGLARVIVGVVEACHSMGVMHRDLKPENFLFVNRNEDSPLKTIDFGLSVFFKPGETFTDVVGSPYYVAPEVLLKYYGPEADVWSVGVIIYIILSGVPPFWDETEQGIFEQVLGGELDFSSDPWPSISESAKDLVRRMLVRDPKKRLTAHEALCHPWVCVDGVAPDKPLDSAVLTRLKQFSAMNKLKKMAIRVIAESLSEEEIAGLKEMFKMIDADNSGQITYEELKVGLKKVGANLKESEISALMAAADIDNSGTIDYGEFIAATLHLNKIEREDNLFSAFSYFDKDGSGYITQDELQKACDEFGIEDVRIEEIIQEIDQDNDGRIDYNEFATMMHKGNAAFGKKGQRNNYSFGLREALRLG, translated from the exons ATGGGCAACACGTGCGTCGGCCCAACCCTCGGTCGCCACAGCTTCTTCCAGTCCGTCTCCGCTGCCGTCCTCTGGCGGCCccgctcctcctccgccgccgccgccgccgccgccagcgaCGAATCCCCCTCCGCAGCTCCGGCCCCCGATCGCCCACCGGAACCCGTCACCATCTCCTCCGACGACCTCAAGAGCTCCGGTTCCCCTCCCCCTGCCGACGAATACCCACCGCAGTCGCCTCCCAGGCACCTCAAGCGGCTGCCTAGCGCCGGGGCCGTCCTTCCCCGCAAGACCGGCAACCTCAAGGACCTCTATACCCTAGGGCGCAAGCTGGGGCAGGGGCAGTTCGGCACCACCCACCTCTGTGTTGAGAAAGCCACCGGCAAGCGGTTCGCCTGCAAGTCCATTGCCAAGCGGAAGCTCGCCACCTACGAGGACGTCGAGGATGTGCGGCGGGAGATCCAGATCATGCACCATCTCTCCGGCCACCCCAACGTGATATCTATCATTGGCACCTTCGAGGACTCCGTCGCCGTGCACCTCGTCATGGATCTCTGCGCCGGCGGGGAGCTCTTCGACCGGATCATACAGAGGGGGCACTTCTCGGAGAAGGCTGCGGCGGGGCTCGCCAGAGTCATCGTCGGGGTAGTGGAGGCGTGCCATTCTATGGGGGTCATGCATCGGGATCTCAAGCCGGAGAACTTCCTCTTTGTGAACCGGAacgaagactcaccactcaagactATCGATTTCGGGCTGTCGGTATTCTTCAAGCCAG GGGAAACATTTACAGATGTTGTTGGGAGTCCATATTATGTTGCCCCAGAAGTGTTGTTGAAGTATTATGGCCCTGAGGCAGATGTTTGGAGTGTCGGAGTAATCATTTATATCATATTGAGTGGAGTCCCACCATTCTGGGATG AAACAGAGCAAGGAATATTTGAGCAAGTTTTAGGAGGTGAACTAGATTTTTCATCAGACCCCTGGCCTAGTATATCAGAAAGTGCTAAAGATTTGGTTAGGAGAATGCTTGTCAGAGATCCAAAAAAACGATTGACTGCTCACGAAGCTCTCT GCCATCCTTGGGTATGTGTTGATGGTGTAGCTCCTGACAAGCCTCTGGATTCAGCTGTGTTAACTCGCTTAAAACAATTTTCTGCAATGAACAAACTAAAAAAGATGGCCATCAGG GTCATTGCTGAGAGCCTGTCCGAGGAAGAAATTGCAggcttgaaagaaatgtttaagATGATTGATGCAGATAATAGTGGTCAAATCACATACGAGGAGCTCAAAGTAGGCTTAAAAAAAGTTGGTGCCAATCTTAAAGAATCTGAAATTTCAGCTCTAATGGCAGCT GCTGATATTGACAACAGTGGGACTATTGATTATGGGGAGTTCATAGCCGCAACCTTGCATCTAAATAAAATAGAGAGGGAGGACAATCTCTTTTCAGCATTTTCATATTTTGACAAAGATGGTAGTGGCTACATTACACAAGATGAGCTTCAAAAAGCTTGTGATGAATTTGGCATTGAAGATGTTCGTATAgaagaaataattcaagaaaTCGATCAGGATAAT GATGGAAGGATAGACTATAATGAATTTGCCACAATGATGCATAAAGGAAATGCTGCTTTCGGGAAGAAGGGCCAGCGAAATAATTACAGCTTTGGTCTTAGGGAGGCATTGAGACTTGGTTAA
- the LOC135586104 gene encoding iron-sulfur cluster co-chaperone protein HscB homolog isoform X2, with the protein MRQFLVNNCLNVFLIMRRSKNCSLFSLLRTSLKELVYENTAKRGLWLSASSLVHEDLHLHPRILSNFCINTRSFSIPVKRFDRASNCRGLGHHDFPEVRVSNRFLCSSEAGSGELPRCWNCGGAAVSPGPFLACGLCGSVQPVDQSIDFFQIFGLERKYEIKDGNLEGKYKDWQKKLHPDLVHSKSEKEKMFAAEQSARVIDAYRTLSKPLLRAIYLLKLEGVHVDEEKTITDPDLLAEMMDIREAVEEANDSHSLNQIQTQVNLILPILL; encoded by the exons AT GAGACAATTTCTGGTAAACAACTGTCTCAACGTATTTCTGATTATGAGAAGAAGCAAGAATTGTTCTCTGTTTTCACTGTTGAGAACAAGTCTCAAAGAGCTGGTTTATGAGAACACAGCCAAACGAGGCCTGTGGCTCTCCGCCTCAAGTCTTGTACATGAAGATCTCCATCTCCACCCTCGAATCCTTTCAAATTTCTGCATAAATACTCGATCTTTCAGCATTCCTGTAAAGCGATTTGATCGTGCTAGCAATTGCCGAGGCCTTGGTCATCATGACTTTCCAGAAGTTAGAGTATCGAATCGATTTCTCTGCTCATCAGAGGCCGGTAGTGGAGAATTACCCAGGTGCTGGAACTGTGGTGGAGCTGCAGTATCGCCTGGACCATTCTTGGCTTGTGGATTGTGTGGAAGCGTGCAGCCTGTGGACCAATCAATTGACTTCTTCCAGATATTTGGGCT GGaaagaaaatatgaaataaaGGATGGTAATCTAGAAGGGAAGTATAAAGATTGGCAAAAGAAATTGCATCCTGACCTAGTGCATTCAAAATCTGAG AAGGAAAAGATGTTTGCGGCTGAACAGTCTGCTCGAGTAATTGATGCATATCGGACTCTAAGCAAACCCCTACTGAGGGCAATATACCTG TTGAAACTGGAGGGTGTACATGTTGATGAAGAGAAGACAATCACAGATCCAGATCTGCTTGCTGAG ATGATGGACATCCGAGAAGCTGTCGAAGAGGCAAATGATTCTCATTCACTGAATCAGATACAGACTCAGGTTAATCTTATTCTGCCCATATTACTCTAA